Proteins from a genomic interval of Chanos chanos chromosome 3, fChaCha1.1, whole genome shotgun sequence:
- the ptges3b gene encoding prostaglandin E synthase 3b, whose translation MHPATAKWYDRRDYVFIEFCVADSKEVKVNFEKSKFGFSCLSGTDKVRHSNEIDLFEAIDENESKHKRTDRSVLCCLRKAESGKPWPRLTKEKAKLNWLSVDFNNWKDWEDDSDEELSNFDNFSEMMNNMGGDDDLPDLDGADDDESPDSDDEKLPDLE comes from the exons AT GCATCCTGCAACTGCAAAATGGTACGACAGACGGGATTACGTCTTCATTGAGTTCTGTGTCGCAGACAGTAAGGAAGTCAAAGTCAACTTTGAAAAGTCAAAATTTGGTTTCAG CTGTCTAAGTGGGACTGATAAAGTCAGACACTCAAATGAAATAGATCTCTTCGAAGCCATTGATGAAAAT GAATCCAAACACAAGCGAACAGATcgttcagtgttgtgttgtttacgAAAAGCAGAATCAGGAAAGCCATGGCCAAGGTTAACAAAAGAGAAAGCCAAG CTTAACTGGCTCAGTGTCGACTTCAACAACTGGAAAGACTGGGAAGATGATTCAGATGAGGAGCTTTCCAACTTTGACAACTTTTCAGAG ATGATGAACAACATGGGAGGAGACGACGACCTACCAGACCTGGATGGAGCAGATGAT gaTGAGTCTCCAGATAGTGATGATGaaa aattgCCTGATCTAGAATAA